A genomic window from Camelina sativa cultivar DH55 chromosome 2, Cs, whole genome shotgun sequence includes:
- the LOC104727143 gene encoding F-box protein PP2-A14, with the protein MGAASSSISGSEPFGRKLCGLEDVPENCITAMFMYMDPPEICLLASVNKSFHRASRSDAVWEHKLPCNYKFLVRRILEDQQQVGEKDKLIRRKKEIYARLCRPNLFDAGTKEAWLDKRSGKVCLAISPKAMNITGIDDRRYWEHLSSGESRFGSISYLRQIWWLEAVGNIKFEFAPGKYSILFKIQLGKPIRKCGRKTCNLDQVHGWGIKPVRFQLSTSDGQCAMSERHLEESGRWVYHHVGDFVVENENSPVWVKFSMLQIDCTHTKGGLCLDCVIICPSEYRGKYTFFD; encoded by the exons ATGGGGGCGGCTTCATCGAGCATCTCCGGATCCGAACCTTTTGGCAGAAAATTATGCGGCCTCGAAGACGTGCCTGAGAACTGTATAACGGCAATGTTCATGTACATGGACCCACCAGAGATCTGCCTACTGGCGAGTGTAAACAAGTCTTTTCATAGGGCGTCGAGATCAGATGCGGTGTGGGAACACAAGCTTCCTTGTAACTACAAGTTTCTTGTCAGAAGAATTCTTGAAGATCAACAACAAGTAGGAGAAAAAGACAAACTTATCAGACGCAAGAAAGAGATCTATGCAAGGCTTTGTCGACCAAACCTCTTCGACGCCGGCACAAAG GAAGCATGGTTGGACAAGAGAAGTGGGAAAGTGTGTTTGGCGATATCACCAAAGGCAATGAACATAACCGGCATCGATGATCGCCGATATTGGGAACATCTTTCTTCCGGCGAATCCAG ATTTGGTTCGATATCTTATCTCCGGCAAATATGGTGGTTAGAAGCAGTTGGAAATATCAAATTCGAATTTGCACCCGGAAAATACAGTATACTTTTCAAGATACAACTAGGCAAACCTATTAGAAAATGTGGGAGGAAAACATGTAATTTGGACCAAGTTCATGGTTGGGGCATCAAACCGGTCAGGTTTCAACTGTCCACGTCCGACGGCCAGTGTGCTATGTCCGAACGACATTTGGAGGAATCAGGGAGGTGGGTTTATCACCACGTGGGTGACTTTGTCGTGGAGAATGAGAACTCACCAGTTTGGGTCAAATTCTCTATGCTTCAGATAGATTGTACACATACCAAAGGTGGGTTGTGTTTAGATTGTGTGATCATATGCCCATCTGAGTATAGAGGGAAATATACATTTTTCgattaa